One segment of Triticum aestivum cultivar Chinese Spring chromosome 2A, IWGSC CS RefSeq v2.1, whole genome shotgun sequence DNA contains the following:
- the LOC123185439 gene encoding glutaredoxin-C5-like, which yields MQYGAAAEQAWYMPAMPVTLAAETAAERVERLASESAVVVFSVSSCCMCHAVKHLFCGMGVHPTVHELDLDPRGLELERALADLLGCAVPGGAAPVVPVVFIGGKLVGAMDRVMAAHINGSLVPLLKEAGALWL from the coding sequence ATGCAGTACGGCGCGGCGGCCGAGCAGGCGTGGTACATGCCGGCGATGCCGGTCACCTTGGCGGCGGAAACGGCGGCGGAGCGGGTGGAGCGCCTGGCGTCGGAGAGCGCCGTGGTGGTGTTCAGCGTGAGCAGCTGCTGCATGTGCCACGCCGTGAAGCACCTCTTCTGCGGCATGGGCGTGCACCCCACCGTGCACGAGCTGGACCTCGACCCGCGCGGCCTCGAACTGGAGCGCGCCCTCGCCGACCTCCTCGGCTGCGCCGTCCCCGGAGGAGCCGCACCGGTCGTTCCCGTCGTATTCATCGGCGGCAAGCTGGTCGGCGCCATGGACCGCGTGATGGCCGCGCACATCAACGGCTCCCTCGTGCCGCTGCTCAAGGAGGCCGGCGCTCTCTGGCTCTGA